One Tomitella gaofuii DNA segment encodes these proteins:
- a CDS encoding DoxX family protein, whose translation MLVRRIARPMLASIFVVMGADAVRDPSGRAVAVTGFADTYRDVFPSGVHDAIASDPENLVRANGLVQVGGGLMLAAGKCPRAAAGTLAGSMVPTTLIGHDFWNETDPAQRKAQMVQFLKNVGLTGGLLLAAVDTEGRPSLGWRARRAARKVQDAVATAHPAGTDVASTHGAELTEAAAQRGAEWADAARRWGGEVADAAGSAGHRGSRLADSALHRGAEWAGTARKRGLELAGAAESRGADWADAAGEWAEAAGHRGGAWLERAQARAHAEAPDLGRRAQARAEDAARRSARAAGSLSDEVKRSGILGRSR comes from the coding sequence ATGCTCGTCCGCAGAATCGCCCGGCCCATGCTCGCATCGATCTTCGTGGTCATGGGTGCGGACGCGGTCCGGGACCCGTCCGGGCGCGCCGTCGCCGTGACCGGGTTCGCGGACACCTACCGCGACGTCTTCCCAAGCGGTGTGCACGACGCGATCGCGTCCGACCCGGAGAACCTCGTCCGGGCGAACGGGCTGGTGCAGGTCGGCGGCGGGCTCATGCTCGCCGCGGGAAAGTGCCCGCGCGCCGCCGCCGGCACCCTGGCGGGTTCCATGGTTCCGACCACGCTCATCGGCCACGACTTCTGGAATGAAACCGACCCCGCCCAGCGCAAGGCGCAGATGGTCCAGTTCCTCAAAAACGTGGGCCTCACGGGCGGACTGCTGCTGGCCGCCGTCGACACCGAGGGCAGGCCGTCGCTCGGCTGGCGCGCGCGGCGCGCGGCCCGCAAGGTGCAGGACGCCGTCGCCACCGCACACCCCGCCGGCACGGACGTCGCCTCGACGCACGGCGCCGAGCTCACCGAGGCCGCCGCCCAGCGCGGGGCGGAGTGGGCGGATGCGGCACGGCGTTGGGGCGGCGAGGTCGCCGACGCCGCGGGCTCCGCCGGACACCGGGGCTCCCGGTTGGCGGACTCCGCGCTGCACCGCGGCGCGGAGTGGGCCGGCACGGCGCGCAAACGCGGTCTCGAGCTGGCCGGCGCGGCGGAGTCCCGCGGCGCCGATTGGGCGGACGCCGCCGGGGAATGGGCCGAGGCCGCGGGGCACAGGGGCGGCGCATGGCTCGAGCGCGCACAGGCCCGCGCGCACGCCGAGGCTCCGGATCTGGGACGCCGGGCGCAGGCGCGCGCCGAGGATGCGGCCCGCCGCTCCGCGCGGGCGGCCGGCTCTCTGTCCGACGAGGTCAAGCGGAGCGGCATCCTCGGCCGGTCGAGGTAA
- a CDS encoding universal stress protein, with amino-acid sequence MSEYTTVVVGTDGSESSLKAVQRAASIAGSTAKLVIACAYFPSDPRSVESASDQLREDAYQVHGAAPTYEILRTANERARGAGATNIEERSVVGPPVESLLKLTNDVSADLLVVGNRGLNTITGRLLGSVPSDAARKAHCDVLIVHTVR; translated from the coding sequence ATGAGCGAATACACGACCGTCGTGGTGGGGACCGACGGATCGGAATCGTCCCTGAAGGCAGTGCAGCGCGCAGCGAGCATCGCCGGGTCGACGGCCAAGCTCGTCATAGCCTGTGCATATTTCCCGTCGGACCCGCGCAGCGTGGAGTCGGCATCCGATCAGCTCCGCGAGGACGCCTACCAGGTGCATGGAGCAGCCCCCACCTACGAGATCCTGCGTACCGCCAATGAACGGGCGCGTGGGGCGGGCGCGACGAACATCGAGGAGCGTTCCGTCGTCGGGCCGCCGGTGGAGTCGCTGCTCAAGCTGACCAACGATGTGTCGGCAGACCTGCTGGTGGTCGGCAACCGCGGGTTGAACACGATCACCGGCCGGCTCCTCGGGTCGGTGCCCTCGGACGCGGCGCGCAAGGCGCATTGCGACGTCCTCATCGTGCACACCGTGCGCTGA
- the rpsA gene encoding 30S ribosomal protein S1, which yields MPTSTSTSPQVAVNDIGTAEDFLAAVDKTIKYFNDGDIVEGTIVKVDRDEVLLDIGYKTEGVIPSRELSIKHDVDPNEVVAVGDEVEALVLTKEDKDGRLILSKKRAQYERAWGTIEELKEKDEAVTGTVIEVVKGGLILDIGLRGFLPASLVEMRRVRDLQPYVGKEIEAKIIELDKNRNNVVLSRRAWLEQTQSEVRSEFLHQLQKGQVRKGTVSSIVNFGAFVDLGGVDGLVHVSELSWKHIDHPSEVVTVGDEVTVEVLDVDMDRERVSLSLKATQEDPWRQFARTHAIGQIVPGKVTKLVPFGAFVRVEEGIEGLVHISELAERHVEVPDQVVSVGDDAMVKVIDIDLDRRRISLSLKQANEDYTEEFDPSRYGMADSYDEQGNYIFPEGFDPETNEWLEGFDEQRQAWEARYQEAERRHRLHTAQIEKMAADAAEEAAGGGSYSSGGEGDGAPSSASQSSGSPAPAASGGSLASDEQLAALREKLAGNN from the coding sequence ATGCCCACCTCTACTTCCACCTCGCCGCAGGTCGCCGTCAACGACATCGGCACCGCCGAGGACTTCCTCGCCGCAGTCGACAAGACGATCAAGTACTTCAACGACGGCGACATCGTCGAGGGCACCATCGTCAAGGTCGACCGCGACGAGGTGCTGCTCGACATCGGCTACAAGACCGAGGGCGTGATCCCCTCGCGTGAGCTGTCGATCAAGCACGACGTCGACCCCAACGAGGTCGTCGCCGTCGGCGACGAGGTCGAAGCCCTCGTCCTCACCAAGGAGGACAAGGACGGCCGGCTGATCCTGTCGAAGAAGCGCGCCCAGTACGAGCGCGCCTGGGGCACCATCGAGGAGCTCAAGGAGAAGGACGAGGCCGTCACCGGCACCGTTATCGAGGTCGTCAAGGGCGGCCTGATCCTCGACATCGGCCTGCGCGGCTTCCTGCCCGCCTCGCTGGTGGAGATGCGCCGCGTCCGCGATCTGCAGCCGTACGTCGGCAAGGAGATCGAGGCCAAGATCATCGAGCTGGACAAGAACCGCAACAACGTGGTCCTGTCGCGCCGCGCCTGGCTGGAGCAGACCCAGTCGGAGGTCCGCAGCGAGTTCCTGCACCAGCTGCAGAAGGGGCAGGTCCGCAAGGGCACCGTGTCCTCCATCGTCAACTTCGGCGCGTTCGTCGACCTCGGCGGTGTCGACGGCCTGGTGCACGTCTCCGAGCTGTCCTGGAAGCACATCGACCACCCGTCCGAGGTCGTCACGGTGGGCGACGAGGTCACCGTCGAGGTGCTCGACGTCGACATGGACCGCGAGCGTGTGTCCCTGTCGCTCAAGGCCACCCAGGAAGACCCGTGGCGTCAGTTCGCGCGCACGCACGCCATCGGCCAGATCGTGCCCGGCAAGGTCACCAAGCTGGTGCCGTTCGGCGCGTTCGTCCGCGTCGAGGAGGGCATCGAGGGCCTCGTCCACATCTCCGAGCTGGCCGAGCGCCACGTGGAGGTCCCGGATCAGGTCGTGTCCGTGGGCGACGACGCGATGGTCAAGGTCATCGACATCGACCTCGATCGCCGCCGCATCTCGCTGAGCCTCAAGCAGGCCAACGAGGACTACACCGAGGAGTTCGACCCGTCGCGCTACGGCATGGCCGACAGCTACGACGAGCAGGGCAACTACATCTTCCCCGAGGGCTTCGACCCCGAGACCAACGAGTGGCTCGAGGGCTTCGACGAGCAGCGTCAGGCGTGGGAGGCGCGCTACCAGGAAGCGGAGCGTCGTCACCGTCTGCACACCGCGCAGATCGAGAAGATGGCGGCCGACGCGGCGGAAGAGGCCGCGGGCGGCGGCAGCTACTCGTCGGGCGGCGAGGGCGACGGTGCGCCGTCCTCCGCGTCGCAGTCGTCGGGCAGCCCGGCTCCGGCCGCGTCCGGCGGTTCGCTGGCCAGCGACGAGCAGCTTGCCGCGCTGCGCGAGAAGCTCGCCGGCAACAACTGA
- the coaE gene encoding dephospho-CoA kinase — protein sequence MGLTGGIGAGKSTVAKVLARAGATVIDADAIAREVVEPGTPGLAELASEFGGGILAGDGTLDRPALASVAFADESSRLRLNAILHPLIGARTQERIDAAPAGSIVVQDIPLLVEGAMGPLFHLVVVVDADEETRVSRLVGSRGLDEADARARIAAQATEDQRRAAADVWLDNSGRPGALDPAVGRLWEHRLVPFARNLAAGEVAQPVPEAAVAANPDGEEGAARRLAQRLRTALGGDAAEVAAHADGEGVAATVRVSGDVTADAMAARMRGAGLVPAGASRFRSADPGAAATVDVVT from the coding sequence GTGGGGTTGACCGGAGGTATCGGGGCGGGCAAGTCGACGGTGGCGAAGGTGCTGGCGCGCGCGGGCGCGACGGTGATCGACGCCGACGCGATCGCCCGCGAGGTCGTCGAGCCGGGCACGCCCGGGCTGGCCGAGCTGGCGTCGGAATTCGGCGGCGGGATCCTCGCCGGGGACGGCACGCTCGATAGGCCGGCGCTGGCGTCGGTGGCGTTCGCCGACGAGTCCTCCCGGCTGCGCCTCAACGCCATCCTGCATCCGCTGATCGGCGCCCGCACGCAGGAGCGTATCGACGCAGCGCCCGCCGGATCGATTGTGGTGCAGGACATTCCGCTGTTGGTGGAAGGGGCGATGGGTCCGTTGTTCCACCTGGTGGTCGTGGTCGACGCCGACGAGGAGACCCGCGTGTCGCGGCTCGTCGGCAGCCGCGGGCTGGACGAGGCCGACGCCCGCGCGCGTATCGCGGCACAGGCCACCGAGGATCAGCGGCGTGCGGCGGCCGACGTGTGGCTGGACAACTCCGGGCGGCCGGGCGCGCTGGACCCCGCGGTCGGGCGGTTGTGGGAACACCGGCTGGTGCCCTTCGCGCGCAACCTTGCGGCGGGGGAGGTGGCGCAGCCCGTGCCGGAGGCCGCCGTCGCCGCGAATCCCGACGGGGAAGAGGGGGCCGCGCGCCGTCTGGCGCAACGGTTGCGGACGGCGCTCGGCGGCGACGCGGCGGAGGTTGCCGCGCATGCGGACGGCGAGGGAGTCGCGGCAACGGTGCGGGTGTCCGGTGATGTGACGGCCGACGCGATGGCGGCGCGGATGCGGGGGGCGGGACTCGTCCCGGCCGGCGCGTCGCGGTTCCGCAGCGCGGACCCCGGTGCTGCGGCGACGGTCGACGTCGTCACGTAG
- a CDS encoding MBL fold metallo-hydrolase has protein sequence MTTAPLKIADEYTGTLSPGGTPQRRTLSGATIIKASVGPMDNNAYLVTCTETGSAVLIDAANDSEHLMRIIDENAPELSLIVTTHRHPDHWQSLEDVVAGFASPTAASAVDGPELPVTPDRTVAHGDALSVGKLTFTVIALRGHTPGSIALALKADGTTHLFTGDSLFPGGPGKTSGADEFGSLMSDLEQRVFGVYDDSTVVYPGHGADTTLGAERPHLTEWRRRGW, from the coding sequence ATGACGACCGCACCGTTGAAGATCGCCGACGAGTACACGGGCACCCTCTCGCCCGGCGGAACACCCCAGCGCCGCACGCTGAGCGGAGCCACCATCATCAAGGCCTCCGTGGGGCCGATGGACAACAATGCCTACCTCGTCACCTGCACCGAGACCGGCTCCGCCGTGCTCATCGACGCGGCCAACGACTCCGAACACCTCATGCGCATCATCGACGAGAACGCCCCGGAGCTGAGCCTCATCGTCACCACCCACCGGCACCCGGACCACTGGCAGTCGCTCGAGGACGTCGTGGCCGGATTCGCCTCGCCCACCGCCGCCAGCGCGGTGGACGGCCCGGAGCTTCCGGTGACGCCGGACCGCACCGTGGCGCACGGGGACGCGCTCTCCGTCGGCAAGCTCACGTTCACGGTGATCGCACTGCGCGGCCACACCCCCGGGTCGATCGCCCTGGCGTTGAAGGCCGACGGCACCACGCACCTGTTCACCGGCGACAGCCTCTTCCCCGGCGGGCCGGGAAAGACAAGCGGTGCAGACGAATTCGGTTCGCTGATGTCCGACCTGGAGCAGCGTGTGTTCGGCGTTTACGACGACTCGACGGTGGTATATCCGGGGCACGGGGCGGACACGACTCTCGGCGCCGAGCGTCCGCACCTGACAGAATGGCGTCGACGCGGTTGGTGA
- a CDS encoding HelD family protein has product MYTRLDHLRSDTRERLSRVLLESGGTPQARSERESYTQLYTDDIVRYDAAEHGLCFGRLDMADGETRHVGRIGIRDEDDYATPLLLDWRAPLARPFYLATALSPDGVARRRHLRTRNRRVTGLSDEHLSGDGATAPGGTGDAASAGVAGEEALLAALDQARTGRMSDIVETIQGQQDTIIRSGHRGVLVVQGGPGTGKTAVALHRAAYLLYTHRKQLARSGVLVIGPNPTFLEYIARVLPSLGETGVLLSTIGDLYPGVTATASEDRTAAAVKGSLDVIAVLKKAVRDRQTVPADPVTVRFDGYPLRIDKKICTKARGRARSSRRPHNLARPLFRSMVIDALADQLAETIGTSVVDGSNLLSAADLSDIRRDLRQDEAVRAEIDALFPELTPQQVLSELFASEDRLRSAAPGLDDEQVAALLRPVASGFADADAPLLDELAELLGVDDSAEHERERSRWRRQIADAQGALDILTGSAPQDLEDELDPEILMAYDLIDASELARRHDTAESRTAAERAAEDRTWAFGHVIVDEAQELSPMAWRMLMRRSPNRWMTVVGDTAQTGAVDGAASWDDVLSPYVAQRWRLAELTVNYRTPGEIMTVAAPLLAAIDPDQTPPVSVRDAGHAPESIATEPERIDQTVAAVVAALPPVGTAAVLCPPDLVDSLQHLDGERVEVMPVADVKGLEFDSVIVVEPDAIIGGSERGRADLYVALTRATQRLVVVHSRALPRELTGLRAVDDGAAYSVSSADPASATGPDTMQAAAGAAR; this is encoded by the coding sequence ATGTACACCCGGCTGGACCACCTGCGCAGTGATACGCGTGAACGCTTGAGCCGGGTGCTCCTCGAGAGCGGCGGCACCCCCCAGGCCCGCTCCGAACGCGAGTCCTACACACAGCTCTACACCGACGACATCGTCCGGTACGACGCCGCCGAGCACGGCCTGTGCTTCGGCCGCCTCGACATGGCCGACGGCGAGACCCGGCACGTCGGCAGGATCGGCATCCGTGACGAGGACGATTACGCCACCCCGTTGCTCCTGGATTGGCGCGCCCCGCTGGCCCGCCCCTTCTACCTGGCCACCGCACTCTCCCCGGACGGGGTGGCGCGCCGTCGGCATCTGCGCACCCGCAATCGCCGCGTGACCGGGCTCAGCGACGAGCATCTCAGCGGCGACGGCGCCACGGCCCCGGGTGGCACAGGAGACGCTGCCTCCGCCGGTGTGGCCGGCGAGGAGGCGCTGCTGGCGGCCCTCGACCAGGCACGCACCGGGCGGATGTCCGACATCGTCGAGACGATTCAGGGCCAGCAGGACACGATCATCCGCTCCGGACACCGCGGGGTCCTCGTCGTCCAGGGCGGCCCCGGCACCGGCAAGACCGCCGTGGCCCTGCACCGCGCCGCCTACCTGCTCTACACCCACCGCAAGCAGCTCGCACGCAGCGGCGTGCTGGTGATCGGGCCCAACCCCACGTTCCTCGAGTACATCGCCCGCGTGCTCCCGTCGCTGGGCGAGACCGGCGTGCTGCTGTCCACCATCGGCGACCTCTACCCCGGGGTCACGGCCACCGCGTCCGAGGATCGCACCGCCGCCGCGGTGAAGGGCTCGCTCGACGTGATCGCCGTGCTCAAGAAGGCCGTGCGCGATCGCCAGACCGTGCCCGCCGATCCGGTCACCGTACGGTTCGACGGCTACCCCCTGCGCATCGACAAGAAGATCTGCACGAAGGCCCGGGGACGCGCGCGTTCGTCCCGGCGCCCGCACAACCTGGCGCGGCCGCTGTTCCGCTCGATGGTCATCGACGCGCTGGCCGATCAGCTGGCGGAGACCATCGGCACCAGCGTCGTCGACGGCTCGAACCTGCTGAGCGCCGCGGACCTGTCCGACATCCGGCGCGACCTGCGCCAGGACGAGGCGGTGCGCGCCGAGATCGACGCGCTGTTCCCGGAGCTCACCCCGCAGCAGGTGCTCTCGGAACTGTTCGCCTCCGAGGACCGGCTCCGCTCGGCGGCGCCCGGGCTCGACGACGAGCAGGTCGCGGCCCTGCTGCGCCCGGTCGCGTCCGGGTTCGCCGACGCCGACGCCCCGCTGCTGGACGAGCTCGCGGAGTTGCTCGGAGTCGACGATTCCGCCGAGCACGAGCGCGAACGGTCCCGGTGGCGCCGGCAGATCGCCGACGCGCAGGGGGCGCTCGACATCCTCACCGGTTCCGCGCCCCAGGACCTCGAGGACGAGCTGGACCCCGAGATCCTCATGGCCTACGACCTGATCGACGCAAGCGAGCTGGCCCGCCGTCACGACACCGCGGAGAGTCGCACCGCCGCCGAGCGTGCGGCCGAGGACCGGACCTGGGCGTTCGGCCACGTGATCGTGGACGAGGCGCAGGAGTTGTCGCCGATGGCGTGGCGCATGCTCATGCGCCGCTCGCCCAACCGCTGGATGACGGTGGTGGGCGACACCGCGCAGACGGGTGCCGTCGACGGCGCCGCGTCCTGGGACGATGTGCTCTCGCCCTACGTGGCGCAGCGCTGGCGGCTGGCAGAGCTCACCGTCAACTACCGGACGCCCGGGGAGATCATGACGGTGGCCGCCCCGCTGCTCGCCGCTATCGACCCCGATCAGACTCCGCCGGTGTCCGTGCGCGATGCGGGGCACGCCCCGGAGAGCATCGCCACCGAGCCGGAACGGATCGACCAGACCGTCGCCGCCGTCGTCGCCGCACTGCCCCCCGTCGGCACCGCGGCGGTGCTGTGCCCGCCGGATCTGGTCGACAGCCTGCAGCACCTCGATGGTGAGCGCGTCGAGGTGATGCCCGTGGCGGACGTCAAGGGCCTCGAGTTCGACTCGGTGATCGTCGTCGAACCGGACGCGATCATCGGCGGGTCCGAGCGCGGCCGCGCCGACCTGTATGTCGCGCTGACACGAGCGACCCAGCGCCTGGTCGTGGTGCACAGCCGGGCGCTGCCACGTGAGCTCACCGGACTGCGCGCCGTCGACGACGGCGCCGCATACTCGGTCTCCTCGGCAGACCCGGCTTCCGCCACAGGACCTGACACGATGCAGGCCGCCGCGGGGGCCGCGCGGTGA
- the uvrB gene encoding excinuclease ABC subunit UvrB: protein MAFASEHPVVAQSEFRPIGSIERADGHFEVVSEYTPSGDQPKAIAELSGRLDGGERDVVLLGATGTGKSATAAWLIEKVQRPTLVMAPNKTLAAQLANELREMLPHNAVEYFVSYYDYYQPEAYIAQTDTYIEKDSSINDDVERLRHSATSSLLSRRDVVVVASVSCIYGLGTPQSYLDRSVPLEVGVEVPRDQLLRLLVDVQYTRNDMAFTRGSFRVKGDTVDIIPAYEELAVRIEFFGDEIDALYYLNPLTGEAVKKVDALRIFPATHYVAGPERMERAVRDIEAELEERLADLENRGKLLEAQRLRMRTNYDLEMIRQVGFCSGIENYSRHIDGRPAGSAPATLLDYFPEDFLLVIDESHVTVPQIGAMYEGDMSRKRNLVDFGFRLPSATDNRPLTWDEFADRVGQTVYMSATPGDYEMGRTGGEFVEQVIRPTGLVDPKVVVKPTDGQIDDLVEQVRERTARDERVLVTTLTKKMAEDLTDYLLELGIRVRYLHSDIDTLRRVELLRELRLGEYDVLVGINLLREGLDLPEVSLVAILDADKEGFLRSTRSLIQTIGRAARNVSGEVHMYADRITDSMAQAIEETERRREKQIAYNTENGIDPTPLRKQIADILDRVYEEADDVDQLVEVGGSGRNASRGRRAQGEAGRAVSAGIYEGRDTSSMPRAELADLIAQLSDQMMAAARDLQFELAARLRDEVGELKKELRGMDEAGIG, encoded by the coding sequence ATGGCATTCGCGTCGGAACATCCCGTAGTCGCGCAGTCGGAGTTTCGTCCCATCGGGTCGATCGAGCGTGCCGACGGCCATTTCGAGGTCGTCAGCGAGTACACGCCCTCCGGCGACCAGCCGAAGGCCATCGCCGAGCTCTCCGGGCGCCTGGACGGGGGAGAGCGCGACGTCGTGCTGCTCGGTGCCACGGGCACGGGCAAGTCCGCCACCGCGGCCTGGCTGATAGAGAAGGTGCAGCGGCCCACGCTGGTCATGGCGCCCAACAAGACCCTCGCCGCGCAACTGGCCAACGAGCTGCGCGAGATGCTCCCGCACAACGCGGTGGAGTACTTCGTCTCCTACTACGACTACTACCAACCCGAGGCGTACATCGCGCAGACGGACACCTACATCGAGAAGGATTCGTCCATCAACGACGACGTCGAGCGCCTGCGCCACTCAGCCACGTCGAGCCTGCTCTCGCGCCGCGACGTCGTCGTGGTCGCCTCCGTGTCCTGCATCTACGGCCTGGGCACGCCGCAGTCCTACCTGGACCGCTCCGTCCCGCTGGAGGTGGGTGTGGAGGTGCCGCGCGACCAACTGCTGCGGCTGCTCGTGGACGTGCAGTACACCCGCAACGACATGGCGTTCACCCGCGGATCGTTCCGGGTCAAGGGCGACACGGTCGACATCATCCCCGCCTACGAGGAGCTGGCGGTGCGCATCGAGTTCTTCGGCGACGAGATCGACGCGCTCTACTACCTCAATCCGCTCACCGGCGAGGCGGTGAAGAAGGTCGACGCGTTGCGGATCTTCCCCGCCACGCACTACGTGGCCGGCCCGGAGCGCATGGAGCGGGCGGTGCGCGATATCGAGGCGGAGCTCGAGGAGCGCCTGGCGGACCTGGAGAACCGCGGCAAGCTCCTCGAGGCGCAGCGGCTGCGGATGCGCACCAACTACGACCTCGAGATGATCCGGCAGGTCGGGTTCTGTTCCGGCATCGAGAACTATTCGCGGCACATCGACGGCCGCCCGGCCGGCTCGGCGCCCGCGACGCTGCTCGACTATTTCCCCGAGGATTTCCTGCTGGTGATCGACGAGTCGCACGTGACCGTGCCGCAGATCGGCGCCATGTACGAGGGGGACATGTCCCGCAAACGGAACCTGGTGGACTTCGGGTTCCGCTTGCCGTCGGCCACCGACAATCGACCGCTGACCTGGGACGAGTTCGCCGACAGGGTGGGGCAGACGGTGTACATGTCGGCCACTCCGGGCGACTATGAGATGGGCCGCACGGGCGGCGAGTTCGTCGAACAGGTGATCCGGCCGACGGGTCTGGTGGATCCCAAGGTGGTGGTCAAGCCTACGGACGGCCAGATCGACGACCTCGTGGAGCAGGTCCGGGAGCGTACGGCCCGCGACGAGCGCGTCCTGGTCACCACGTTGACCAAGAAGATGGCCGAAGACCTCACCGACTACCTGCTCGAGCTCGGCATTCGGGTGCGGTACCTGCACTCGGACATCGACACGCTGCGCCGTGTGGAGCTGTTGCGCGAGCTCCGCCTGGGCGAGTACGACGTGCTGGTGGGCATCAACCTGCTGCGCGAGGGCCTGGACCTGCCCGAGGTCTCGCTGGTGGCGATCCTCGACGCGGACAAGGAGGGCTTCCTGCGCAGTACCCGCAGCCTCATCCAGACGATCGGGCGTGCGGCGCGCAACGTCTCGGGCGAGGTGCACATGTATGCGGACCGCATCACCGATTCGATGGCGCAGGCCATCGAGGAGACCGAGCGTCGTCGTGAGAAGCAGATCGCCTACAACACTGAGAACGGCATCGATCCCACTCCGCTGCGCAAGCAGATCGCGGACATCCTCGACCGCGTCTACGAGGAGGCCGACGACGTCGACCAGCTGGTGGAGGTGGGCGGTTCCGGGCGCAATGCGAGCCGCGGCCGGCGCGCCCAGGGGGAGGCGGGCCGCGCGGTGAGCGCCGGCATCTACGAGGGCCGCGACACCTCGTCGATGCCGCGGGCCGAGCTGGCCGATCTCATCGCGCAGCTCAGCGACCAGATGATGGCCGCCGCGCGCGACCTTCAGTTCGAGCTGGCCGCACGGCTGCGCGACGAGGTCGGCGAACTCAAGAAGGAACTGCGCGGAATGGACGAGGCCGGCATCGGCTGA
- a CDS encoding DUF732 domain-containing protein yields the protein MAAAVAVPSAMMILAACATGGGAESAAAPPPVATAPPAAATQQPPAQEADRTMAAPAADFTRALADRGVPAAQMGDAATLAQLARGICAQVAAGTPDAEIRERLVPVLRYAQSLMGDAMDEDTLAASFIDSARQAGC from the coding sequence ATGGCCGCGGCCGTGGCGGTGCCTTCTGCAATGATGATCCTGGCCGCGTGCGCAACCGGCGGCGGCGCGGAATCCGCCGCCGCACCGCCGCCGGTCGCGACCGCACCCCCGGCCGCGGCCACGCAGCAGCCGCCCGCGCAAGAGGCGGATCGGACCATGGCCGCACCGGCCGCCGATTTCACGCGTGCCCTCGCCGACCGCGGCGTGCCCGCTGCGCAGATGGGCGACGCCGCGACGCTCGCCCAATTGGCACGCGGAATCTGCGCCCAAGTAGCCGCAGGCACCCCGGACGCGGAGATCCGGGAGCGTCTGGTCCCGGTGCTCCGCTACGCACAGTCGCTGATGGGCGACGCCATGGACGAGGACACGCTCGCCGCCTCGTTCATCGATTCCGCACGGCAGGCCGGCTGCTGA
- a CDS encoding DUF402 domain-containing protein yields MSDATARAPQAAAHPPKHETFDLRGQTNTDPKGFVRPVDEYRVEAWGLYMARPADHERFHYLESWLLPDLGLRASVFHFTPGNEQDQDHYVDIGVFEDHGGRWTSEDHYLDLVVRTGMGTEVLDVDELFDAVAAGFLTAHAAETAVSRAFAAVDGIAAHGHDLTAWLAARGMPIAFRD; encoded by the coding sequence ATGAGCGACGCAACCGCCCGAGCCCCGCAGGCCGCCGCACACCCTCCCAAGCACGAGACCTTCGACCTGCGCGGGCAGACCAATACCGACCCCAAGGGTTTCGTCCGGCCGGTCGACGAGTACCGCGTCGAGGCCTGGGGGCTCTACATGGCGCGCCCGGCCGACCACGAGCGGTTCCACTACCTGGAATCCTGGCTGCTCCCCGACCTGGGCCTGCGCGCATCGGTCTTCCACTTCACGCCGGGCAACGAACAGGACCAGGACCACTACGTGGACATCGGCGTGTTCGAGGACCACGGCGGGCGGTGGACGTCCGAGGACCACTATCTGGATCTGGTGGTCCGGACAGGCATGGGCACCGAGGTGCTCGACGTCGACGAGCTCTTCGACGCCGTCGCCGCCGGTTTCCTCACCGCGCACGCGGCGGAGACCGCGGTGTCGCGGGCGTTCGCCGCCGTCGACGGCATCGCCGCGCACGGCCACGACCTCACCGCATGGCTCGCGGCGCGGGGAATGCCCATCGCGTTCCGCGATTGA
- a CDS encoding class I SAM-dependent methyltransferase produces MQANVHSNGEGSGEPDRHRGAEDTLGAGHVVRLDLGSRDSERASRLWWDADADDYHRTHAGFLGVDAEDGDFLWCPEGLREADAQLLGPTASLAGMRILEVGCGSAPCARWLAAQGADVVALDLSMAMLRRGAQSMADGRRVPLIQAGAERLPVRAHSFDAVCSSFGAVPFVADSAGLMREAARALRPGGRWVFSVNHPMRWVFPDDPGPVGLTAAVPYFDRAPYVEVDDDGRPIYVEHHRTIGDRVREITAAGLVLEDIVEPEWPEHLEREWGQWSPLRGRLFPGTAIFCCRKPE; encoded by the coding sequence GTGCAGGCAAATGTGCATTCGAACGGAGAAGGAAGCGGTGAACCCGACCGGCATCGGGGCGCCGAAGACACGCTGGGTGCAGGTCACGTGGTGCGCCTCGATCTGGGTTCCCGGGACAGCGAGCGGGCCAGCCGGCTGTGGTGGGACGCCGACGCCGACGACTACCACCGGACCCATGCCGGGTTCCTCGGCGTGGATGCCGAGGACGGCGATTTCCTCTGGTGCCCCGAAGGGCTGCGCGAGGCGGACGCACAGCTGCTCGGCCCCACCGCGAGCCTGGCCGGGATGCGGATCCTGGAGGTGGGCTGCGGTTCGGCGCCCTGCGCCCGGTGGCTTGCCGCACAGGGCGCGGACGTGGTGGCGCTGGACCTGTCGATGGCGATGCTGCGCCGCGGCGCACAGTCGATGGCGGACGGGCGACGGGTGCCGCTGATCCAGGCCGGCGCCGAGCGCCTGCCGGTGCGCGCGCACAGCTTCGACGCGGTGTGCTCGTCGTTCGGCGCGGTGCCCTTCGTCGCCGATTCCGCGGGCCTGATGCGTGAGGCGGCGCGGGCACTGCGTCCCGGCGGCCGGTGGGTGTTCTCCGTCAACCACCCGATGCGCTGGGTGTTCCCCGACGACCCCGGCCCCGTCGGCCTCACCGCGGCGGTGCCGTACTTCGACCGCGCCCCGTACGTGGAGGTCGACGACGACGGCCGGCCGATCTACGTCGAGCATCACCGGACCATCGGCGACAGGGTCCGCGAGATCACCGCGGCCGGCCTGGTGCTCGAGGACATCGTGGAACCCGAGTGGCCGGAACACCTCGAACGCGAATGGGGCCAGTGGAGCCCGCTGCGTGGACGCCTCTTTCCCGGCACCGCGATCTTCTGCTGCCGCAAGCCGGAGTGA